DNA from Mycobacterium bourgelatii:
GGACCAATACGCCTATTTAAGTTACGGCCGCGTCATGGACACCACCAGAATGCGTACCGAGCTTGGGTTTCAGCCGAAATGGACGACGGCGGAGGCGTTCGACGACTACGTCCGCGGCCGCGGCTTGACTCCCATAATCGACCCGAATCGGGTACGCTCCTTGGAGGGTCGCGTCATAGCGTTAGCACAGCGCTGGGGTAGCCGAAATCCAATTCCATGGGGCGGGGTAGATAGATTTGGATAGTTCCAGTGGCGGGTGATTCCAGAGCCAAAGTCATTCCCCTGCACAGCAATCGGGGTCGAGTAGCGGCACGGAAGCGCGCCGGACAGCGGGCCGAGGCATCTCGCCAACATCCCTCGCTGTTGTCCGATCCCACCGGCCGCGCATCGGCCGACCAGATTGCCGCCGTCGTTCGCGAGATCGACGAGCACCGGCGTGCGGCGGGTGCCGCTTCGTCGGCCGACGAACCGCTCAACGATCTGGCGCAGCGCGTTGCCGCGGTAGCTGAGTTCTTGCGGCAAAGACTGACCGGCGACTACAGCGTCGACGAATTCGGGTTCGATCCGCATTTCAATAATGCGATTGTTCGGCCTTTGCTGAGATTTTTCTTCAGGTCGTGGTTCCGCGTTGAAGTCAGCGGTGTCGAGAACATTCCTGACGAGGGCGCCGCGCTGGTGGTGGCCAACCACGCCGGGGTGCTGCCGTTCGATGGCTTGATGCTGTCGGTCGCGGTTCATGACGAGCATCCGGCGGAACGGGATTTGCGGCTCCTCGCCGCCGACATGGTGTTCGACCTGCCGGTGGTGGGTTCCGCAGCCCGCAAGGCCGGTCACACCATGGCGTGTACGGCGGACGCGCATCGGTTGCTCGCCAAGGGTGAAGTCACCGCGGTGTTCCCGGAGGGGTACAAGGGTCTGGGCAAGCGCTTCGAGGACCGCTACCGGTTGCAGCGGTTCGGTCGGGGCGGTTTCGTATCGGCCGCGCTGCGCACCAAGGCGCCCATCGTGCCGTGCTCGATCATCGGGTCCGAAGAGATCTATCCGATGTTGACCGACGTCAAGCTGTTGGCACGACTTCTCGGCTTGCCCTATTTCCCGGTCACGCCGCTGTTCCCGTTGGCCGGCCCGCTCGGGGTGGTGCCGCTGCCGTCCAAGTGGCGCATCGCCTTCGGTGAGCCCATCGACACCGCCGACTACGCACCCTCCGACGCCGAGGACCCGATGGTCACCTTCGAGTTGACCGATCAGGTGCGCGAGACGATCCAGCAGACGCTGTACCGGCTGCTGGCCGGGCGTCGCAACATCTTCTTGGGCTAACTTCCTGGGCTAGCCCTTCCCGGCCCTTCCAGGCCCTTTTTAGGGGCGGCGCGAGACGCAAAACTCCCCCGAGGCCGCGAAGGCGTCGGGGGAGCTTTGTGGGTCTCTTTTAGTCCTACTTGACCAGGGTGAACTGGCAGACGTTGGTGTAGCCGTCGCGGAACAGGTCCGAGCAGCCCCGCAGGTACTTGATGAACGTCTCGTACTCCTGCTCGCCCTTGAGCTCGACTGCCCTTTCCTTGTTGGCTTCCAGGGCGTCGGCCCAGGCGTTCAAGGTGGGGACGTAGTTCTTGCCGATGAAGTGGTGGCGCTCGATCTTGAAGCCCGCCTCGGTGGAGTAGCGGTCGACCTGCTCGACCTGGGGCAACTTACCGCCGGGGTAGATCTCCCTGAGGATGAAGCTGATGAAGCGCAGCAGGCTCATCGTGGTCTTGAGGCCCATCGCCTTACCCTCTTCGGCGGTGGGAACCACGATGGAGTGCAGCAGGAACCGGCCGTCGTCGGGCAGCAAGCTGTAGTACTTCTTGAAGAAGGCGGCGTAGCGCTCGTATCCGGCGTCGCCGGCGCCGTCGGCGAAGTGCTCGAATGCGCCCAGCGAGACGATGCGGTCGACGGGCTCGTCGAACTCCTCCCAGCCCTGCAGGCGCACCTCTTTGCGCCGCGGGCTGTCCATCTCAGCAAACTTTTGCTCGCAGTGCGCGAGCTGGTTTTCGCTGAGTGTCAGGCCGATGACGTTGACGTCGTAGTGCTCAACGGCGTGCCGCATCGTGGAGCCCCAACCGGAGCCGATGTCCAGCAGGGTCATGCCGGGTTCGAGGTTGAGCTTGTCCAGCGCCAGCTTGCGCTTGGCGAACTGCGCCTCTTCGAGTGTTTTAGTCTGCGGCTCATCGATATTGGGGTTTTCATCGAAGTAGGCGCAGCTGTAGGTCATCGACGGGTCGAGCCACAGCTTGAAGAATTCGTTGGATCGATCGTAGTGGGACTGGACGTCTTCGACCGGCGGCTTCAGCCTGGTGCTGCTGCCATTTGTAGCTTCTGACATTAACGCGACCCTACTTTCCAGCAGATATCGATGCAATCGCGGCGACGGTTTCTTCAGCGTCCGCTTCCTGTTTCGCGGCTTCCCCCAGCATCGTGACGACGCCGGTAGCAACCGGATTGCCCTCGGCATCAGTGACCTCGCTGCGGATCTCGGCGAGTACCGTGCCGTGGGACTCGATCACCGAGTCTAGATAGGTGTCGAAGTGCAGCCTGTCGTCGGCCACAATCGGCCGGTGAAACTTGAACTTCTGATCGCGGTGGATCACCCGAGCGATGTTGATCGGGACGTTGAACTTGGTGAAGATCTCTAGCTGCACCCGGCGGCCCGCGACCGCCAGGAACGTCAGCGGGGCCACCAGTCCGGAGTAGCCGGCCTCAGCGGCCGCCGCCTCGTCGAAGTGGTAGGGGTGGTCATCCTGAATCGCTTCCGCGAACTCACGAATCTTCTCGCGTCCGACCTCGAAGTAATCCTCGCCGCGGTAGTGGCTGCCGATGATTGCTTTGGTCGATTCGGGAACTACTGACATGCGAGGGCTCTCCGATCGAAATAGCTGCTAGCGGCGCAGCCTATCAGCGGGGTTGGCGTCGCGAGGCCAGCGCCGCCAACGCGCCTCCGGCGGCACCCAGCGCCAGAGCCGACGGCACACCGATTCGGGCAGCCTTGCGCGCCGTGCGGAAATCGCGGATCTCCCATCCCCGTTCCCGGGCCAGGCTGCGCAAACGGGCGTCCGGATTGATCGCAACCGCTGTGCCGACCAGCGACAACATGGGAACGTCGTTGAAGCTGTCGGAATATGCGGTGCAGCGTTTCAGGTTGAGGCCCTCGCGAATGGCCAGTGAGCGCACCGCGTGCGCCTTACCCGAGCCGTGCAGGATCTCGCCGACCAGCCTGCCGGTGAATATCCCGTCGACCGACTCGGCGACGGTGCCCAGAGCGCCCGTCAGACCGAGTCGCCGCGCGATGGTGCAGGCCAGCTCGTACGGAGTGGCGGTGATCAACCACACCTGCTGACCGGCATCGAGGTGCATCTGCGTCAGCGCGCGGGTACCCGGCCAAATCTTGTCGGCGATGTACTCGTCGTAGATCTCCTCACCGAGGCGGACCAGTTCCTCCACCGAGCGGCCTTCGATGAAGGCCAGCGCCTTGCGTCGGCCGGCGGCGACATCTTCGCTGTTCTCCCGGCCCAGCAGTTGGAACTTGGCCTGCGCGTAGATAAAGCCCAGGACGTCGCGATAGGTGAAGTACTCCCGCGCCGCCAACCCGCGACCGAAGTGCACCGCCGAAGACCCCTGGACCAGGGTGTTGTCCACGTCGAAAAACGCCGCGGCGGTGAGGTCGACGGGCGGTTGCGGACGGAGTTCGTCTTCACCGGTGTGCAGGTCGAACAACGCACGTTCGGCGCTGGCGTTGGCGGCCAGCGACTGCAGGTCGATGCGGCGCGTGTAGTCCGCATTGCCCGGGCCGGAGGAAGTCACGAGAAACCTCCCAATCGCTGGTGTTCGTGGCCGCTTCTAGGCCGTTGGTAAGGCCGTTATAACCCTACTTGGGCAGGGACGGTCGGCCGTCGGCGCTCGGTGTCAGAACTGCCACACTGATGCGTATGTCTGAGTCCCTAGCAGAGCCAACCCGCCGACAGGTGCAGCTGTTGACCCGCGCCGGCTGCACCATCTGCCTGCGAGTGCAGGCCCAGCTGGCTGACCTGGCCGTCGAGCTGGGTTTTGATCTGTCAACGACGGACGTGGACGTTGCGGCTGCGGCGGGCGACACGGCTTTGCGCGCCGAGTTCGGCGATCGTTTGCCCGTCATTCTCTTGGACGGCGAGGAGCACAGTTATTGGGAGGTGGACGAGCCCCGTCTGCGCGCCGATCTGGCCCGTCCAATATTTGGTAGCCCAGCTGACTAGCGGTTACCGTAGAGCAGTCACTTTTCACGCAAGGGAGCTGGCCAGGTGATGCTGTGAGCATTCTGCTCTTCGGGATTTCGCACCGCAGCGCGCCGGTTCCCGTCTTGGAACAGCTCAGCCTCGACGAGTCCGATCAGGTCAAGATCGTCGATCGTTTGCTGCAATCGCCCCTGGTCACCGAGGCGATGGTGCTGTCGACGTGCAACCGGGTCGAGGTCTATGCCGTGGTCGAGGCCTTTCACGGTGGCTTGGCCGTCATCGGACAGCTGCTGTCCGAGCACTCCGGCATGCCTATGGGGGAGCTGACCCAGCACGCGTACGTGCGGTACAGCGAGGCCGCCGTCGAGCATCTGTTCGCCGTCGCCAGCGGCCTGGATTCGGCGGTTGTCGGCGAACAGCAGGTACTTGGCCAGGTGCGCCGCGCGTATGCGACCGCCGAGGCCAACAGGACCGTGGGCCGCGTGCTGCACGAGTTGGCGCAGCGGGCGTTGTCGGTGGGCAAGCGGGTGCATTCCGAAACCGCCATCGACGCCGCCGGCGCCTCGGTGGTCTCGGTAGCCCTCGACCTGGCCGATCGCAGATTGGGCGGGCTCGCGGGCAAGACGGCGGTGGTGGTCGGTGCCGGCGCGATGGGGGCCTTGGCGGCGGCGCATCTGACCCGCAACGGGATTGGGCAAATCCGCGTGCTGAACCGGTCGTCGTCGCGGGCGCAGCGCCTGGCCGCCAAGATCCGCCAGTCCGGCGTCCAGAGCTCGGCGGCGCCGCTGGAAGACCTGGCCGAGGCGCTCGCTGACGCCGACGTGGTCGTCAGCTGCACCGGCGCGGTGCGTCCGGTCGTGTCGCTCGCCGATGTGCACCACGCGCTGGCCGCCAGCCAGCGTGACGAAACGACGAAACCGTTGGTGATCTGCGACCTCGGCATGCCGCGTGATGTCGATCCGGCGGTGGCCGGCCTGCCCGGCGTGTTCGTGGTGGACGTGGACCGCGTGCAACACGAACCGTCCGCCCACGCCGCGGCGTCCGACGTCGACGCCGCCCGTCGCATCGTCGCCACCGAAGTTGCCACCTACCTGGCCGGACAGCGGATGGCCGAGGTGACCCCGACCGTGACGGCGCTGCGCCAGCGTGCCGCCGACGTGGTCGAGGCGGAGTTGCTGCGACTGGACAACCGACTGCCCGGCCTGCAGAGCGCCGAGCGCGAAGAGGTGGCGCGCACCGTGCGGCGGGTGGTGGACAAGCTGCTGCACGCGCCTACCGTGCGGATCAAACAGCTGGCCAGTGCCCCAGGCGGCGACAGCTACGCGGAGGCACTGCGCGAGCTCTTCGAACTGGACCAGACCGCTGTCGATGCGGTCGCCGCGGGTGAATTGCCGGTTGTATCAAGCGGATTCGACACGCATAACCAATCGCCGAGTAGCTGATTGGTGCATGTGATCCGGATAGGCACCCGGGGCAGCCTGCTGGCCACCACTCAGGCTGCGACGGTCAGAGACGCGCTCATCGCCAACGGGCACCCCGCGGAGTTGGTGACGATCAGCACAGTGGGGGACCGGTCGTCGGCGCCGATCGACACGCTGGGTGTGGGTGTGTTCACAACGGCGCTTCGGGAGGCCATGGACGACGGCCGCGTGGACATTGCTGTGCACTCCCACAAAGATTTGCCGACGGCCCCCGATCCCCGCTTCCTCGTGGCGGCCATACCGCCGCGCAATGACCCGCGTGACGCGGTTGTGGCCCGCGACGGATTGGTCTTGGGGGAGTTGCCGGTCGGTTCGCTGGTGGGGACGTCATCGCCGCGACGGGCGGCACAGCTTAGAGCATTGGGTCTCGGTTTGGAAATCCGCCCCCTAAGAGGCAACCTAGATACCAGGTTGAACAGGGTAAGCAGTGGTGATCTTGACGCCATCGTGGTGGCCCGGGCAGGTCTAGCCCGCTTGGGTCGCCTTGATGATGTCACCGAGACGCTCGAGCCGGTGCAGATGTTGCCAGCGCCTGCTCAGGGCGCACTCGCGGTCGAGTGTCGCGCCGATGACAGCCGCATGGCGGCGGTGCTGGCGGAGTTGGACGATGCCGACACTCGGGCGGCGGTCACTGCGGAGCGGGCCCTGCTCGCCGAACTGGAGGCCGGTTGCTCCGCACCGGTGGGCGCGATCGCTGAAGTGGTCGAGTCGATCGACGAGGAGGGGCGGGTCTTCGAAGAGCTGTCGCTGCGTGGCTGCGTGGCGGCACTCGACGGATCGGACGTGATCCGTGCGTCCGGAATCGGCACTTCCGATCGGGCACGGGAGCTGGGGCTCTCGGTTGCTGCGGAGCTGTTCGAACTGGGCGCCGCGGAGTTGATGAGGGGGGCGCGGCATGACCCCGCGCCAGGAAGTTGAGTATCAAACGTGGGAGCGACAACGATGACGCGAGGGCGTAAGCCGAGGCCCGGCCACATCATTTTCGTGGGGGCTGGTCCTGGCGACCCCGGCCTACTGACCACCCGAGCTGCGACGGTGCTGGCGAACGCCGCACTGGTTTTCACCGATCCCGACGTACCCGAGCCGGTGCTGGCGCTGATCGGCAAGGATCTGCCACCCATCTCCGGCCCAGCGCCCGCCGCTCCTGCCTCCGACAGCGGCGACACGGGCGGCACCGCCGACGCGGATTCCAATGCGCCCGCGGTGGTGTCGGGCGGACCCGACATTCGCCCGGCGCTCGGTGACCCGGCCGACGTCGCGAAGATGCTGACCGCCGAGGCCCGAACGGGCGTCGATGTGGTGCGACTGGTGGCGGGGGACCCGCTCACCGTGGACGCCGTGATCACCGAAGTGAATGCCGTCGCACGCACGCACATGCACATCGAGATCGTGCCGGGCCTGGCCCCCAGCAGCGCGGTGCCGACGTATGCCGGGCTGCCGCTTGGCTCGTCGCACACCGTGGCGGACGTCCGTGGCGACGTGGACTGGGAGGCGTTGGCCGCCGCGCCCGGGCCGCTGATTCTGCAGGCGACCGGCTCGCACCTGGCCGATGCCGCCCGCACGCTCATCGAGCACGAGCTGGCGGACGCGACGCCGTGCGTGGTGACCGCGCAGGGCACCACCTGTCAGCAGCGTTCGGTCGAGACCACGCTGCTCGGACTGACGGACCCCGCCATCCTGAACGGCACCGACCCTGCCGCCAGCCCGTTGACCGGCCCGCTCGTGGTGACCATCGGCAAGACGGTGGCCAGTCGGGCGAAGCTGAATTGGTGGGAGAGTCGGGCGCTGTACGGCTGGACGGTGCTGGTGCCGCGCACCAAGGACCAGGCCGGCGAGATGAGCGAGCGGCTGACGTCCTACGGCGCGCTGCCCATGGAGGTGCCGACCATCGCCGTCGAGCCGCCGCGCAGCCCCGCGCAGATGGAGCGCGCGGTCAAGGGCTTGGTCGACGGCCGGTTCCAGTGGGTGGTGTTCACCTCCACCAACGCGGTGCGTGCGGTATGGGAGAAGTTCGGCGAATTCGGCCTGGACGCCCGCGCGTTCTCCGGCGTGAAGATCGCCTGCGTCGGTGAGTCGACGGCGGACCGGGTGCGGGCCTTCGGAATCAGCCCCGAGCTGGTGCCGTCCGGCGAGCAGTCCTCGATGGGTCTACTGGACGAATTCCCGCCCTACGACAGCATTTTCGACCCGGTGAACCGGGTGCTGCTGCCGCGCGCCGACATTGCCACCGAAACGCTGGCCGAGGGGCTGCGCGAGCGCGGCTGGGAGATCGAGGACGTCACCGCCTACCGGACCGTCCGGGCCGCCCCGCCGCCGGCGTCCACGCGCGAGATGATCAAGACAGGTGGCTTCGACGCGGTCTGCTTCACATCGAGTTCGACGGTGCGCAACCTGGTCGGCATCGCGGGCAAGCCGCACGCGCGGACCATCATCGCGTGCATCGGCCCCAAGACCGCCGAGACGGCCGCCGAGTTCGGTCTGCGGGTGGATGTTCAGCCCGAGACCGCGGCGGTGGGTCCGCTGGTGGACGCACTGGCCGAACACGCGGCCCGGTTGCGTGCCGAGGGCGCGCTGCCGCCGCCGCGCAAGAAGAGCCGCAGGCGCTAGATGACGTTTCGTGCGTTGACTCTGCGTCCAGGGCGCAGGAGTGCGAGTAACTTCCACCCTCAACGCAGAGTCACCGCGCGCGGCTAGGAGTGAGGATGGGCGAGTACCCCCGGCAGCGACCGCGGAGGTTGCGGGGTACGCCCGCGCTGCGCCGACTGGTGGCGCAAACATCCTTGGAGCCGAGGCATTTGGTGTTGCCGATGTTCGTCGCCGACGGGATCGACGAACCGCGCCCGATCGCCTCGATGCCCGGCGTGCTGCAGCACACCCGGGATTCGCTGCGCAGCGCGGCGGCGGATGCCGTCGCTGCCGGGGTGGGCGGATTGATGCTGTTCGGCGTTCCCCGCGAACAGGACAAGGACGCCTCCGGTTCGGCGGGTGTCCACCCGGACGGCATCCTCAACGTCGCGCTACGGGACCTGGCCAAAGACCTCGGCGATGCCACCGTGTTGATGGCCGACACCTGTCTGGACGAATTCACCGACCACGGGCACTGCGGCGTACTCGATGACCGCGGCCGGGTCGACAACGACGCCACCGTCGCCGCATATGTGAAACTTGCTGTCGCGCAAGCAGAATCCGGCGCACACGTGGTCGGGCCCAGCGGAATGATGGACGGTCAGGTGGGCGCGATCCGGGACGGTCTGGACGCCGCCGGGTTCACCGACGTGGTGATCCTGGCGTATGCCGCGAAGTTCGCTTCGGCCTTCTACGGCCCTTTCCGCGAGGCGGTGAGTTCCAGCTTGTCCGGGGACCGGCGCACCTACCAGCAGGAGCCGGGCAACGCCCGGGAGGCACTGCGCGAGATCGAACTGGATCTCGACGAGGGCGCCGACATCGTGATGGTCAAACCCGCGCTTGGATACCTCGACATCGTGGCAGCTGCGGCCGCGACGTCTCCGGTTCCGGTGGCGGCGTATCAGGTCTCGGGGGAGTACGCGATGATATGTGCCGCGGCGGCCAACAACTGGATCGACGAGCGAGCCGCCGCGCTGGAATCGCTGACCAGCATCCGGCGCGCCGGAGCGGATATCGTGCTGACCTATTGGGCCGCCGATGCGGCAAGCTGGCTCTCATGACGGAGGCATCCATGAGACCTGGGGAGCGGTCCGCGGCCGAAACCGCCGCCAAGCCGCTGTTCTACGAACCCGGCGCCAGTTGGTACTGGGTGCTGTCGGGGCCGGCCGCGGCGGCGTCGCTGATCCTGATCCAGGTGACCAGCCACGTGCCGGTCTCGCTGCTGGTGCCAGGGATCTTCCTGGTGCTGGTGTCTTTGTTCGTGTCAATACAGGTCAAGGCCGCACGCATTCACACCTCGGTGGAACTGCACGAGGATTCGCTGCGCCAGGGCACCGAGACAATCCTGCTGTCCGAGATCGTCAAGGTGTTCCCCGAAGCCGAGAATTCGGTCAAGTCCGACAAGCCGTTGGCCAAGTGGCAGACGGCGCGCGCCCTCGGCGAATTGGTCGGGGTGCCGCGCGGTCGGCGAGGCATCGGTCTCAAGCTCACCGGCGGGCGCACCGCACAAGCCTGGGCGCGTCGGCATCGTCACCTGCGGGACGCGCTGACGCCGCTGGTTGAGCAGCGGATGGGTCCGTTCGTCCCGGAAGCCGAAGACGAAGAAACCGAGAAGGATTCGGAGTTGTGATCGCCCGGTACCGGGCCTTCGTCGAACTGGCCTGCGCGTGCGCCGCGCTGGTGGCGGCGGGGCTCAGCTGGGTACACACGCGTACAACGGTTGCGGTGGCACCCGTACTCGAAGGACAGCCCACCACGACGTCAGTGGTTTTTCACCCTGCGCAGCTGGTGCTGACGTTGTTGTTCGCCACCATCGCGGGCATCTTCACCGTGGTCGGGATGACCCGGCTCGCCCGCTCGAAGGCGTCTTAAGCCGTCTTCTTGAGCAGAGGCAAGACCAGCTCACGCCGGCTCGTGATGGCATCCGCCAGCCCACCCAGCGCCGCGTGCACCGAGCGTGCGGTGGGGAAGGCGGCCTCGTCGTCGCGACCCTCGCCCAGCACCTCGCTGACCGCCGCGCCCGTGACCAATGTCCACTGCACGCCGGCGGCGTAGCATTCCTCGTCCAAGGCGCAGAGCAGCGAGAACCCGGCGGTGGAGAAGTAGGTCACACCGCTCAGGTCGAGCACGACGGGGTATTGCGCAACGACGAAGTGGCGAACGTACTCGCTGATCGGGTCGACGTTCACGGCGTCGATCTCGCCTCGGACCGTCACCACCGTGGCCAGGTGACGGCTGTAGGCGCGCACTTGGGCGCCGCAACACTCGAACGTCCCGTTCCCCCGTCGGCTTGCGATTGCGACAGTCATGCTGTACCTACCCACTTCCCCCGTGGCGTTGTCTGAGGTCAACGCTGCCGGATAAAACTAAGGGGACCGAAAGCCGCGTCTAACTTCTTGCTAAGAAGCAATTCGGCAGGTCCCATCGCCGGCTGCCGCGCGCCAAATACACGACCCCTGATGATCGCTGTTAGGCTCCGAAGGCCGCCGGTTGCCAGTGGGGGCTGGTGATTATGGCTTGTGGATGGAGCGGTCGCCCGGTCAGCCGGACCAGATGGCGAGCATGCTGCCAGCAGACTCCGGACGGAATAGAGCACGAGTGCGCACTGCAGAAATCAGGGGAGACATCAAGGCCCTGACGGGGCTGCGCATCATCGCCGCGGTGTGGGTGGTGATGTTCCACTTCCGGCCGATGCTGAGCGACATC
Protein-coding regions in this window:
- a CDS encoding DUF3093 domain-containing protein, whose protein sequence is MTEASMRPGERSAAETAAKPLFYEPGASWYWVLSGPAAAASLILIQVTSHVPVSLLVPGIFLVLVSLFVSIQVKAARIHTSVELHEDSLRQGTETILLSEIVKVFPEAENSVKSDKPLAKWQTARALGELVGVPRGRRGIGLKLTGGRTAQAWARRHRHLRDALTPLVEQRMGPFVPEAEDEETEKDSEL
- a CDS encoding glutaredoxin family protein — protein: MSESLAEPTRRQVQLLTRAGCTICLRVQAQLADLAVELGFDLSTTDVDVAAAAGDTALRAEFGDRLPVILLDGEEHSYWEVDEPRLRADLARPIFGSPAD
- a CDS encoding FAS1-like dehydratase domain-containing protein, which produces MSVVPESTKAIIGSHYRGEDYFEVGREKIREFAEAIQDDHPYHFDEAAAAEAGYSGLVAPLTFLAVAGRRVQLEIFTKFNVPINIARVIHRDQKFKFHRPIVADDRLHFDTYLDSVIESHGTVLAEIRSEVTDAEGNPVATGVVTMLGEAAKQEADAEETVAAIASISAGK
- a CDS encoding HAD family hydrolase gives rise to the protein MTSSGPGNADYTRRIDLQSLAANASAERALFDLHTGEDELRPQPPVDLTAAAFFDVDNTLVQGSSAVHFGRGLAAREYFTYRDVLGFIYAQAKFQLLGRENSEDVAAGRRKALAFIEGRSVEELVRLGEEIYDEYIADKIWPGTRALTQMHLDAGQQVWLITATPYELACTIARRLGLTGALGTVAESVDGIFTGRLVGEILHGSGKAHAVRSLAIREGLNLKRCTAYSDSFNDVPMLSLVGTAVAINPDARLRSLARERGWEIRDFRTARKAARIGVPSALALGAAGGALAALASRRQPR
- a CDS encoding uroporphyrinogen-III synthase, with the translated sequence MTRGRKPRPGHIIFVGAGPGDPGLLTTRAATVLANAALVFTDPDVPEPVLALIGKDLPPISGPAPAAPASDSGDTGGTADADSNAPAVVSGGPDIRPALGDPADVAKMLTAEARTGVDVVRLVAGDPLTVDAVITEVNAVARTHMHIEIVPGLAPSSAVPTYAGLPLGSSHTVADVRGDVDWEALAAAPGPLILQATGSHLADAARTLIEHELADATPCVVTAQGTTCQQRSVETTLLGLTDPAILNGTDPAASPLTGPLVVTIGKTVASRAKLNWWESRALYGWTVLVPRTKDQAGEMSERLTSYGALPMEVPTIAVEPPRSPAQMERAVKGLVDGRFQWVVFTSTNAVRAVWEKFGEFGLDARAFSGVKIACVGESTADRVRAFGISPELVPSGEQSSMGLLDEFPPYDSIFDPVNRVLLPRADIATETLAEGLRERGWEIEDVTAYRTVRAAPPPASTREMIKTGGFDAVCFTSSSTVRNLVGIAGKPHARTIIACIGPKTAETAAEFGLRVDVQPETAAVGPLVDALAEHAARLRAEGALPPPRKKSRRR
- the hemB gene encoding porphobilinogen synthase, which codes for MRMGEYPRQRPRRLRGTPALRRLVAQTSLEPRHLVLPMFVADGIDEPRPIASMPGVLQHTRDSLRSAAADAVAAGVGGLMLFGVPREQDKDASGSAGVHPDGILNVALRDLAKDLGDATVLMADTCLDEFTDHGHCGVLDDRGRVDNDATVAAYVKLAVAQAESGAHVVGPSGMMDGQVGAIRDGLDAAGFTDVVILAYAAKFASAFYGPFREAVSSSLSGDRRTYQQEPGNAREALREIELDLDEGADIVMVKPALGYLDIVAAAAATSPVPVAAYQVSGEYAMICAAAANNWIDERAAALESLTSIRRAGADIVLTYWAADAASWLS
- a CDS encoding STAS domain-containing protein, encoding MTVAIASRRGNGTFECCGAQVRAYSRHLATVVTVRGEIDAVNVDPISEYVRHFVVAQYPVVLDLSGVTYFSTAGFSLLCALDEECYAAGVQWTLVTGAAVSEVLGEGRDDEAAFPTARSVHAALGGLADAITSRRELVLPLLKKTA
- a CDS encoding lysophospholipid acyltransferase family protein encodes the protein MVPVAGDSRAKVIPLHSNRGRVAARKRAGQRAEASRQHPSLLSDPTGRASADQIAAVVREIDEHRRAAGAASSADEPLNDLAQRVAAVAEFLRQRLTGDYSVDEFGFDPHFNNAIVRPLLRFFFRSWFRVEVSGVENIPDEGAALVVANHAGVLPFDGLMLSVAVHDEHPAERDLRLLAADMVFDLPVVGSAARKAGHTMACTADAHRLLAKGEVTAVFPEGYKGLGKRFEDRYRLQRFGRGGFVSAALRTKAPIVPCSIIGSEEIYPMLTDVKLLARLLGLPYFPVTPLFPLAGPLGVVPLPSKWRIAFGEPIDTADYAPSDAEDPMVTFELTDQVRETIQQTLYRLLAGRRNIFLG
- a CDS encoding cyclopropane mycolic acid synthase family methyltransferase, which produces MSEATNGSSTRLKPPVEDVQSHYDRSNEFFKLWLDPSMTYSCAYFDENPNIDEPQTKTLEEAQFAKRKLALDKLNLEPGMTLLDIGSGWGSTMRHAVEHYDVNVIGLTLSENQLAHCEQKFAEMDSPRRKEVRLQGWEEFDEPVDRIVSLGAFEHFADGAGDAGYERYAAFFKKYYSLLPDDGRFLLHSIVVPTAEEGKAMGLKTTMSLLRFISFILREIYPGGKLPQVEQVDRYSTEAGFKIERHHFIGKNYVPTLNAWADALEANKERAVELKGEQEYETFIKYLRGCSDLFRDGYTNVCQFTLVK
- the hemC gene encoding hydroxymethylbilane synthase — translated: MIRIGTRGSLLATTQAATVRDALIANGHPAELVTISTVGDRSSAPIDTLGVGVFTTALREAMDDGRVDIAVHSHKDLPTAPDPRFLVAAIPPRNDPRDAVVARDGLVLGELPVGSLVGTSSPRRAAQLRALGLGLEIRPLRGNLDTRLNRVSSGDLDAIVVARAGLARLGRLDDVTETLEPVQMLPAPAQGALAVECRADDSRMAAVLAELDDADTRAAVTAERALLAELEAGCSAPVGAIAEVVESIDEEGRVFEELSLRGCVAALDGSDVIRASGIGTSDRARELGLSVAAELFELGAAELMRGARHDPAPGS
- a CDS encoding glutamyl-tRNA reductase — protein: MSILLFGISHRSAPVPVLEQLSLDESDQVKIVDRLLQSPLVTEAMVLSTCNRVEVYAVVEAFHGGLAVIGQLLSEHSGMPMGELTQHAYVRYSEAAVEHLFAVASGLDSAVVGEQQVLGQVRRAYATAEANRTVGRVLHELAQRALSVGKRVHSETAIDAAGASVVSVALDLADRRLGGLAGKTAVVVGAGAMGALAAAHLTRNGIGQIRVLNRSSSRAQRLAAKIRQSGVQSSAAPLEDLAEALADADVVVSCTGAVRPVVSLADVHHALAASQRDETTKPLVICDLGMPRDVDPAVAGLPGVFVVDVDRVQHEPSAHAAASDVDAARRIVATEVATYLAGQRMAEVTPTVTALRQRAADVVEAELLRLDNRLPGLQSAEREEVARTVRRVVDKLLHAPTVRIKQLASAPGGDSYAEALRELFELDQTAVDAVAAGELPVVSSGFDTHNQSPSS